TACTCGATGTTCGGGTTCCAGCGGATCGGCGACCTCGCCTGGGCCGCCGGCGACATGCGGGCGCGGGGCTTCCTCCTCGGCGGCACCGCCGGCCGGACCACGCTCAACGGCGAGGGCCTGCAGCACGAGGACGGCCACAGCCACCTCCAGGCCGCGATGATCCCGAACTGCGTCTCCTACGACCCGACCTACGCCTACGAGCTGGCGGTCATCGTCGCCGACGGCCTGCGCCGGATGTACGTCGAGCAGGAGGACGTCTTCTACTACCTCACGCTCATGAACGAGAACTACGAGCACCCGGCCATGCCGGAGGGCGTCGAGGAGGGCATCCTCAAGGGGCTCTACCGCCTCAAGGCCGGCAAGGGCCGCGGCAACGCGAAGGTCAACCTGCTCGGCTCCGGCACCATCCTCAACGAGGTCGTGGCCGCCGCGGACCTGCTCGCCGCCGACTTCGGCATCAAGGCCGACGTCTGGAGTGCGCCCAGCTTCACCGAGCTGCGCCGCGACGGGCTGGCGACCGAGCGCTGGAACATGCTCCACCCGCTCGAGGAGCAGCGGACGTCGTACGTCGAGCAGTGCCTGGGCGCGAAGCCGGTGCCGGTCGTCGCGGCCACCGACTACATGAAGTCGTACGCCGACCAGATCCGCCCGTTCGTGCCGGGCCGCTACACGGTGCTGGGCACCGACGGCTTCGGCCGCTCCGACTACCGGCGCAACCTGCGCCACCACTTCGAGGTGGACCGCCACCACGTCGTCGTCGCGGCGCTCAGCAGCCTGGCTGCCGAGGGCACCGTCCCCGGCGACGTGGTCGCCCAGGCGATCGAGAAGTACGGCATCGACCCCGACCGGCCCGACCCGGCCCACGCGTGAGGACAGCAACAGTGGAGAGCCCCATGGAGATTCGCGTTCCCGACATCGGCGACTTCACCGACGTACCCGTGATCGAGGTGCTCGTCACCCCGGGCACGGAGGTACGCGCCGAGGACCCGCTCATCACCCTCGAGACCGACAAGGCCACGATGGAGGTGCCCTCGCCCGTCGACGGGACGATCGTGTCCCTGTCCGTCGCCATCGGCGACAAGGTCAGCCAGGGCAGTGTCATCGCGATCGCCGAGGTCGCCGGTGCCGCGGAGCCCGCCCCGGCCCCGGTGGTCGAGGAGACCGCCACCCCGGTGGTCGAGGAGGTTGCGCAGCAACCGTCACGAGACCCCGAGACGTCGACGCCCGAGCCGACCACCGTCTCCGCCTCCGGCAACGTCCGGGCCACCCCGCTGGTACGCCGCCTCGCGACCGAGCTCGAGGTCGACCTGGCCGCCGTGTCCGGCTCCGGCCCGAAGGGCCGGATCACCAAGCAGGACCTGCTCGGGCACTACGAGAAGTCCCTCGCCCCGGCGAATGCGGCCGGCGGCACCGGCATCCCGCCGATCCCCGAGGTCGACTTCTCGAAGTTCGGCCCGGTCCGCACCGTCCCGCTCTCGCGGATCAAGAAGCTGTCGGGCCCGCACCTGCACCGCTCGTGGCTCAACGTCCCGCACGTGACCCACGCCGACGAGGCCGACATCACCGAGCTCGACGCCTACCGCCGCGAGCTCGACGCGGCCGCGAAGGCCGAGGGCTACCGGGTCACGCTGCTCAGCTTCCTGCTGAAGGCCTCGGCGTCGGCGCTGCGGAAGTACCCCGAGCTCAACAGCTCGCTGTCGGGCGAGGACCTCGTCCTCAAGGACTACGTCAACATCGGCGTCGCCGTCGACACCCCTGACGGCCTGGTCGTACCCGTGGTCAAGGACGTCGACCGCAAGGGCATCGGCGAGCTCAGCCGCGACCTCGGCGAGCTGTCGGCGAAGGCGCGCGACGGCAAGCTCAGCGCGTCGGACATGCAGGGCGCGACCTTCACGATCAGCAGCCTGGGCGGCATCGGCGGCACCCACTTCACGCCGATCGTCAACGCGCCCGAGGTGGCCATCCTCGGCGTCGTACGCTCGAAGATGGCTCCGGTCTGGGACGGAGAGGCTTTCGTTCCGCGCCTGATGCTGCCACTGTGCCTCTCGTACGACCACCGCGTGATCGATGGCGCCCTCGCGGCCCGCTTCACGGCGCACCTGGCACACCTTGCCGCCGACGTACGCCGCCTGGTCCTCTGACGTACCGCCCGACCGTTCCACACCGAGGTTCCGACCACCCCCAGGAGCACCGATGTTCACCAAGGTCCTTGTCGCCAACCGCGGCGAGATCGCGATCCGCGCCTTCCGCGCCGCCTACGAGCTGGGGATCAGGACGGTCGCCGTCTTCCCCCACGAGGACCGGGGCTCGGAGCACCGGCTGAAGGCGGACGAGGCCTACGAGATCGGTGAGCGGGGGCACCCGGTGCGGGCCTACCTCGACCCGGAGGCCATCGTCGCGACGGCGGTGGCCTGCGGGGCGGACGCGATCTACCCCGGCTACGGCTTCCTCTCGGAGAACCCGGCGCTCGCCGAGGCCTGTGCCGAGGCCGGCATCACCTTCATCGGGCCGGACTCGACGGTGCTGGAGCTGACCGGCAACAAGGCGCGCGCGATCGCGGCGGCCAAGGCGGCCGGCGTACCGACCCTGCAGAGCGTCGACCCGTCGACCGACGTCGACGCCCTCGTCGCGGCGGCGGAGGCCATCCCGGCGCCGCTCTTCGTCAAGGCCGTCGCCGGTGGCGGCGGCCGCGGCATGCGTCGCGTCGACGACCGGGCCCAGCTGCGCGAGGCGATCGAGACCTGCATGCGCGAGGCGGAGGCGGCCTTCGGCGACCCGACCGTCTTCATCGAGCAGGCCGTCGTCGACCCGCGCCACATCGAGGTGCAGGTCCTCGCCGACGGCACCGGCACGGACGAGGGCACGATCCACCTCTACGAGCGGGACTGCTCCGTGCAGCGGCGCCACCAGAAGGTCGTGGAGATCGCCCCGGCGCCCAACCTGGACCCGGAGATCCGCGACCGGATGTGCGCCGACGCGGTGCGCTTCGCGCGCGAGATCGGCTACAAGAACGCCGGCACCGTGGAGTTCCTGCTCGACCCCGCCGGCAACTACGTCTTCATCGAGATGAACCCCCGCATCCAGGTCGAGCACACGGTGACCGAGGAGGTCACCGACGTCGACCTCGTGCAGTCGCAGATG
Above is a genomic segment from Nocardioides aromaticivorans containing:
- the aceF gene encoding dihydrolipoyllysine-residue acetyltransferase, producing MEIRVPDIGDFTDVPVIEVLVTPGTEVRAEDPLITLETDKATMEVPSPVDGTIVSLSVAIGDKVSQGSVIAIAEVAGAAEPAPAPVVEETATPVVEEVAQQPSRDPETSTPEPTTVSASGNVRATPLVRRLATELEVDLAAVSGSGPKGRITKQDLLGHYEKSLAPANAAGGTGIPPIPEVDFSKFGPVRTVPLSRIKKLSGPHLHRSWLNVPHVTHADEADITELDAYRRELDAAAKAEGYRVTLLSFLLKASASALRKYPELNSSLSGEDLVLKDYVNIGVAVDTPDGLVVPVVKDVDRKGIGELSRDLGELSAKARDGKLSASDMQGATFTISSLGGIGGTHFTPIVNAPEVAILGVVRSKMAPVWDGEAFVPRLMLPLCLSYDHRVIDGALAARFTAHLAHLAADVRRLVL